The segment GAAACATTTAGATATGTTTtacaatatttccattttatataaGTTATGTTTAATGTACAAACATTACTGCATATAAATCAATGAATTTGTAGAACTGTTGTCTAGAAAACAGTAATATAACCATGTATTTTATGGTTACAAAATATAGTTTCGAAATCAACAgactttatactttttggtgGACATTGTAATTGTGAATATCAGTCGAAAAAGACATGTATATTAGTAAAATAACACAGACGTGTTACTATATATAGGAGTACTATCTCCAGAGTATTTATTTTAGGTCTATTCTAATAGTACTACTGAAAATGAGAAAATATCGTGAGTACTGTAAGTTGTAAATTGAATGACTGAAAAGCAATACTAGTTATATAATGATACATAGGTATTATCGTTTGTATCATTAATTCACACTACAAAAACTTCAAGTTgttttaatgaatatttttctCCGTTTTACAGGACGTTTTACGTTGAAGAACTATTATAATCATACAATCAGTTCTCTCCCGAACTTTTAGTATTAAAtctatgaaaaattaaattgtaaagTTGTGAATTTCTGTTAAACCATTCAATCGAAAATTGTAATGGCTGTGGTTTACTAACGTTTCAACAGCAAAAAGTAAATTTCTTAACATTGTACAAAGTATATACAACAAGTGCATTTAAAAAGATTTGTTAAGTAGGTTACTGCTTCTGGGAAAACGTTAGAAAACACAAAATGTTACCATATATTTTTAAgattatttgtaaaaatttgtattttaattcGTTATTTATTCCCTTTTAATTTATTGTCAAGAATTAACgatgtattaataaattttttgttACCACTTCCATTTACGACTTGTATTCTCTTTATCACCTAATAGCAATTATGTACATgcatgtaaacattttttaaacgtgCAAAAAATGAACTTTGAAACCAATCGCTCACAATCATGCAATCGTACAAAATTGTCCTTGATAAATGCTTTCTCCAAATAAGAGACCGGACCGGATACGTGTATAATCTCCGTGGTCAACTGGTCTGACTGGTCAGCCGTGGTGTCGTCACGTCGTCGACGTCATCACTGTCGTCAGTCGTCAGGTGCGGCTTGACTCTTGACAACTCttgaccaggcttgccatattccgcgcgtgccaggccccttaccgctgcgcccctcgcccatctgctgggctaagcccGCCTGGCTTGCCCCACTCCTCGCCAGTGGGAGCATCTGCTTAGCCCAGCAagtgggcgaggggcgcagcggtaaggggcctggcacgcgcggaatatgacAAGCCTGCTCTTGACTGCTCTTGACTGCTCTTGACTCAGCTTGACTCGACAAATAACGCGGAACTCGATTTGTTCAttgtacaaattattttttagaaTGGCAAATAAAAGTTCACCCGATATTTTACATtctgtagaaaataaaattctaaagaTTGTGTTAAATCGACCAAAAAAACTAAACTCTATCAGTATTTCTGTAAGTCTTTACAACATTTatcgaaaattcaatttttcggtTGAGATGCATAAAGAGCAGAATTGAAACGATTAATGACTACATAAATACTATTGAAACGTTTGATTATCGATTGTGTTTAACGATTAACTTAAAATGCAAAATTTCAGTAAATTATTGTCTCATTCTGCTATTTAACATCaaaataattgattaaaaaCTAAATCATGATATACCTTTGCCTTACAGATGTACAAGGAATTATCACAGATCCTGCAAGACTCTATTCAAGACAATAATATACAGGCAGTTATTTTTACTGGAACTGGAGAATTTTTTAGCAGTGGAAATGACTTTACTTCAGTTATGGTTACTCAAGATGAAAATTCTTCTGGTGTTGACAGCTTAATCTCTAGTTTCAAGTAAACATTTATTATACAGTATAATTGCTAGATCATATTACGGATTTAAACTGACGACATATTTCAGAAATTTTGTGGAAACTTTAATTTCATATCCTAAGCTACTAATAGCTATTGTAAATGGTCCTGCAATTGGTATTGCAACAACTATGCtaccgttatgcgatatggtaTATTGTTCTGAAAAGGTAATGTTCAATAATTTCATACAGAACATAATATTATTCAAACTAACTGTACCTACATACAATAGGATCCTTTATGTTATTTTAGGCTTACTTCCATACACCATTTACGCGTATAGGTGTTGTTGCAGAAGGATGTTCTACGTATACATTCCCAAAAATATTAGGGCAATCTAAGGTACATAAAATACTAACTCATTAACTTTAATTGACTACTATAATATACAAGGTGTCTCATTTAACTTTGCTACCCCtaatattttgttatttatacAGATACAAATTTCCCATTGCAGTTGCACTTGAGTTATTAGGTGTGGCAGAGTGTAATGGGACGCCCTGTATACAAGTTTATAAATTTTGTAATGTTCGCACACATTTTTAGGCTGGTGATATGTTGTATCTAGGATATAAAATGAATGCTCTTGAAGCTAAACACTATGGTTTAGTTAGCGAAATATTCGAACATGGAAAACCAAATGATGTATTGACGTATGTGGGGAAAATATCCACACTTTCAGCAGAGGTATCTTTGTCAGATAAAATAAACAGTAGTAACAATGAATATTAAGTATTAATTAAACGTAATTCATTTTTAGTCAATATCGGCGATTAAACGTCTTACTAAAAGATGGAATGAGAAACGCTTATTGGAAGTTCATGCAGAAGAAGTAAACGAATTGGTGAAACGTTTACAATCGCCTGACTTTTTCGATAAACTCCTCACTATAATGACCCGTAAAAGTAAACTTTAAAATCAGTTGCCCTTCAAAATCAAAGATAACAAATGTAGCATGTAAACACTTTTATATAAACTTttttacaaacaatttttatacaagATTATTGTTACACAATAAATAGCAATTAAGCAACTTCATTTATAGTAGAATTCTTAAACAAGAATGTTATATTATCAGATATTTCTAGTAACATAAGTTCCTACAAGAATATTGAAAGCATAGTTATATCAAGAGAAATCTATTGTGTACATTCAGTATGAAATAGTAGTACTTACTTGCAGTATTTTATCTGGAATTGGTTGTTGATAGTGTTCCCACTCTAAAAGCTGATTTATCGTTATATTTGATTGTGTTACTTCATCCTGTAGAACTAACTGATGCTCTCGATTGTTCTCGTTATCACATTTTTCCGATCTTGTTCCTACTTCCTTGCGTCCATTGCAAGAACATTTGATCAGATCGTGCGTTAAACAATTCGTCTCTGTCGCCAACGTAAAGAGGTCCTGAAAATGTtgcaataattatttttgtgaATAATAATTCCATAAtaagtttaaagaaatacaacaaaCTTTCAATTCACTCATGGACAATTTCAAAGAAGCAAAGTTGTTCACATCCACAACAGTTTCGCTCAAGTTTGCTTTGCTAATTTgcctctgaaagatcttctcTTCGATCGTCCCTATTGTTAGTAAACTACAaatgctctattttattataaaagcgtaaaatgaaaatatgtaacagatattttataggaatataaaatgttcaaaccggattaaataaacattctttttttGGCCTTCTCTCCAAATCCTTGCCATGGCTTGAGAGTCGGACGCCGGATTCCAGTCTGAATCAAACAATACTAATCTAGATGCCCCAGGAAGATTTAAACCGACTCCGCCAGCTTTTGCACTTAATAAAAACACTTCTGCAATGATTATTTCAGAACATAAAATATTCTATGGATTTAGatgtttcataatatatatgtactAACTACTTTCGTCGCTTCCCGAATTGAATTGCTGAACAATTTTTGATCTGACACTGCTTGCTGTACTACCATCTAATCtaagaaatttcaagttttcactGTTGCAAATGGTTTCCAATAAATCGAGTGTTTGCGTGTAATATGATATCAGTACTAGTTTCTCCTTAGTTCTCTTTAAATTTCTCATTAAAGTTTGTACAACCGATATCTTCCCAGATATACTCTTTGAAACATTTCTTTTTGTACTGTTAAAGTCAATCCCCAACAAATCGTTCTTTTCATTGTAAAACAAGTCTGGATGATTACATATTTTCTTCAACATCGTTATTACCGTTAAATGGGGCACTGTGTTGGCCGGCAGCACGGTTTTATCAAACCACGCGTCCGTGACACGCGTGTATAAATCTTTTTGTTCGTCCGATAAACGGCAAAATACAACTAACTCGTGCTTAGACGGCAAATACTTATTAATTGTATCCTGCGTGCGTCTTAAAATAAAGCATTTTGTCTTCTCTTGTAATTCACTGGCTCTTTCAGTGCCCAAAGATACCACGCTATCACGTGCATGGGGACATTGTGATGCCACAATCGGGTTTTCATAATACCTTTTAAAGTTGGAACTGGTACCTAATATACCTGGGTTTACAAAGTCGATTAATGCGAAAAATTCCTGCAAATCATTTTGCATGGGTGTCCCGCTCAAGAGGAtttttctcttacaattcatgTTGCTTAAAATCTAAAAAGAAACACACGTGTTTTTCAGAATAAAttacttaaatattaaattgcgaATAAGCGTGATCAGGTAACGTTACCTTCGCTGCTttaatatcattattttttaGTCTATGACCCTCATCACATACAATCAAATCGAATTGTATCGGCTCTATTTCTTCTGGACACCGAATAAGCATATCATAGCTAATTATCATTACCGAATTTCTCGATTGTTTTTTGAAGTCTTTTGGCTTATTTTTTGGATTTACAACGTATGGAGAGATCCTATGGAAACCCAACCAATGACTGAATTCTTTGCTCCAATTATCACAGAGGCTACTAGGAGTTACTATCAATACATATTTCAAGACTGGCTTTCCATGCGGTCCCTTTTTCAACAATGTCCAAATAATAGTAATGCACTGTAATGTTTTGCCAAGACCCATTTCATCAGCCAAAATGGCACCAAAGTAATTGGGTACTTTTAGGCCCATAATACATTCATAAAGAAATATAATGCCTTGGCGCTGATGCGGCCTAAGTGTATTTGCTAAACAAGCATCCACGGATACTTCTTTTTCTGGTGTATCATTTTCTCCCCAGTCCTGCGAGGTGTACATGGAAGGCATTATCAGTGGATTAGTTGATAATATCAGgcctaaaaaataatgaaagtatATACTTTGCATATTTCGTTTGTATCATTATTAACAGACTGTGGTTAACAAACAGAATTAAATAATAGTCAACCTTTTTTTAAAGAAGCAAGGGGGACATATTGGTCAGACTTTGAGGTTTTTAGTTTCTTTGCAGGTGGTTCTGAAATTGTTTCATTAACCAATTTTGTTGGCACTGATCGGCTACCTATTACTTTATCAATAATCTGCGAGGaagtataattattattcaatattgttgccaacaactccctactatttcaagtttccatttgaaatttacttcaaaggtcagtttcttgactgctacttattttaaccctttgcggtcgatGCCGCCACAGTGGCGGCATTCGCAAATCGTCGTAAATAGAAGTCGGTGTCGCCACTATGGCGGCATGATGTCTTTCCTGATCATTCCTGATGGCCTAGCGCGCGGCACGGCGTACAAACTAGCGATAATGAAAGACACTGATCCTCCCGATGCCAGATTCAAATGTTACGATCAACTTACTGCATTCAATGTTTATCATTCTCTTCTGAAGGGAGAAATTGCCGGGCAGTCAGTTTTGAATGAGCTCTCTGAGAAACATTGAGATCAATAAAAAGCTAGCCACACTGCACTCGCTCACGTTATTTTATGATCAAAAAGTATATATATCATAACACACTTGAAATTTGTGAAATCTTTAGTAGATGAGCTAGTAGGAAGTTTCCAGCACCGAACACCATCTAGAGCGCAACGTTCAATGTCTTTCAAAGACAATAGACTAAATAATCAGCTCCATATTATTCGTTCAGGAACAAAGAAAGACTGTGCAGTATGTAGCGATAGGAAAACTCCAGGAAAAATACAAGAAACACACACGTATGATACCTGTACGCGGAAGCCAGGACTTCATATTGGTGattgttttgaaaaatatcataCTTTGGAAAATTACagagattaaaaattaatgtttttatgtATTATAACATCTATTATACACAACAAATGAGTTTCAACAAATTCTGTGTGTTTCATTACTTTAAATCCGGTATAGAAAAGtgactccgaaacgctaaatttgctCCAACCTGCTGGTACTCCCATTAGCAAAATTTTCCGACCGCAAAGgattaaataattttgtttactaattatatttaatatagctctcaaactttgttgtgatttatatttgtggaacttatatttgtttttaactaaaaaatataacttaaataaataaaaaaaggaccaagtacatataaaaacacgttccatttacattttcctttctctGATGTAGAGTCACACTCAAAAAAGGAGTTGGAAGGataacatatacatattaaacatgaagataaataaaatccattctctctctctctctctctctctctctctctcttacctcAATTTCTTTGCTATTTACAAACATCCTAAAACCTTCCACAAGAACGTCTGGATCGACCACTGTCCTATGGATAACTTTACCATCTGAATCCTATtaaattaatcattaatcatttaatattaaattatgtaaATGCTATATAGAATTAAGAGTGTTTTACCTTTAAAATTCCATGCTTTCCCGAAACTTCCAATGTCCCATCATCTTcccattttttatgttttcttgtGGATTTTTTAGCCATCACTACATTGTAAATGCTAGGCATAAAATAACTGTtaaatgaataattaaatattaaatgactACATTGTTAATCAAAGCAttcaaatttttacattttgcC is part of the Lasioglossum baleicum chromosome 6, iyLasBale1, whole genome shotgun sequence genome and harbors:
- the LOC143209511 gene encoding DNA repair and recombination protein RAD54B isoform X2, with amino-acid sequence MYRNNKVKGFKSVLKCQQSTGSKTKDNQENIKKVVENSEENCHRSTTSILNLFKTPVEKSNKRIHEESDRRESKEPNKDDASGPCETIEEKSSTIIDNGKIIYNVVMAKKSTRKHKKWEDDGTLEVSGKHGILKDSDGKVIHRTVVDPDVLVEGFRMFVNSKEIEDWGENDTPEKEVSVDACLANTLRPHQRQGIIFLYECIMGLKVPNYFGAILADEMGLGKTLQCITIIWTLLKKGPHGKPVLKYVLIVTPSSLCDNWSKEFSHWLGFHRISPYVVNPKNKPKDFKKQSRNSVMIISYDMLIRCPEEIEPIQFDLIVCDEGHRLKNNDIKAAKILSNMNCKRKILLSGTPMQNDLQEFFALIDFVNPGILGTSSNFKRYYENPIVASQCPHARDSVVSLGTERASELQEKTKCFILRRTQDTINKYLPSKHELVVFCRLSDEQKDLYTRVTDAWFDKTVLPANTVPHLTVITMLKKICNHPDLFYNEKNDLLGIDFNSTKRNVSKSISGKISVVQTLMRNLKRTKEKLVLISYYTQTLDLLETICNSENLKFLRLDGSTASSVRSKIVQQFNSGSDESKVFLLSAKAGGVGLNLPGASRLVLFDSDWNPASDSQAMARIWREGQKKNVYLIRLLTIGTIEEKIFQRQISKANLSETVVDVNNFASLKLSMSELKDLFTLATETNCLTHDLIKCSCNGRKEVGTRSEKCDNENNREHQLVLQDEVTQSNITINQLLEWEHYQQPIPDKILQELMLLEISDNITFLFKNSTINEVA
- the LOC143209525 gene encoding enoyl-CoA delta isomerase 3, peroxisomal isoform X1 is translated as MANKSSPDILHSVENKILKIVLNRPKKLNSISISMYKELSQILQDSIQDNNIQAVIFTGTGEFFSSGNDFTSVMVTQDENSSGVDSLISSFKNFVETLISYPKLLIAIVNGPAIGIATTMLPLCDMVYCSEKAYFHTPFTRIGVVAEGCSTYTFPKILGQSKAGDMLYLGYKMNALEAKHYGLVSEIFEHGKPNDVLTYVGKISTLSAESISAIKRLTKRWNEKRLLEVHAEEVNELVKRLQSPDFFDKLLTIMTRKSKL
- the LOC143209511 gene encoding DNA repair and recombination protein RAD54B isoform X1, translated to MYRNNKVKGFKSVLKCQQSTGSKTKDNQENIKKVVENSEENCHRSTTSILNLFKTPVEKSNKRIHEESDRRESKEPNKDDASGPCETIEEKSSTIIDNGKIIYNVVMAKKSTRKHKKWEDDGTLEVSGKHGILKDSDGKVIHRTVVDPDVLVEGFRMFVNSKEIEIIDKVIGSRSVPTKLVNETISEPPAKKLKTSKSDQYVPLASLKKGLILSTNPLIMPSMYTSQDWGENDTPEKEVSVDACLANTLRPHQRQGIIFLYECIMGLKVPNYFGAILADEMGLGKTLQCITIIWTLLKKGPHGKPVLKYVLIVTPSSLCDNWSKEFSHWLGFHRISPYVVNPKNKPKDFKKQSRNSVMIISYDMLIRCPEEIEPIQFDLIVCDEGHRLKNNDIKAAKILSNMNCKRKILLSGTPMQNDLQEFFALIDFVNPGILGTSSNFKRYYENPIVASQCPHARDSVVSLGTERASELQEKTKCFILRRTQDTINKYLPSKHELVVFCRLSDEQKDLYTRVTDAWFDKTVLPANTVPHLTVITMLKKICNHPDLFYNEKNDLLGIDFNSTKRNVSKSISGKISVVQTLMRNLKRTKEKLVLISYYTQTLDLLETICNSENLKFLRLDGSTASSVRSKIVQQFNSGSDESKVFLLSAKAGGVGLNLPGASRLVLFDSDWNPASDSQAMARIWREGQKKNVYLIRLLTIGTIEEKIFQRQISKANLSETVVDVNNFASLKLSMSELKDLFTLATETNCLTHDLIKCSCNGRKEVGTRSEKCDNENNREHQLVLQDEVTQSNITINQLLEWEHYQQPIPDKILQELMLLEISDNITFLFKNSTINEVA
- the LOC143209525 gene encoding enoyl-CoA delta isomerase 3, peroxisomal isoform X2, with the protein product MQARIDRAMRSTPKRIRKMYKELSQILQDSIQDNNIQAVIFTGTGEFFSSGNDFTSVMVTQDENSSGVDSLISSFKNFVETLISYPKLLIAIVNGPAIGIATTMLPLCDMVYCSEKAYFHTPFTRIGVVAEGCSTYTFPKILGQSKAGDMLYLGYKMNALEAKHYGLVSEIFEHGKPNDVLTYVGKISTLSAESISAIKRLTKRWNEKRLLEVHAEEVNELVKRLQSPDFFDKLLTIMTRKSKL